Proteins encoded within one genomic window of Haematobia irritans isolate KBUSLIRL chromosome 5, ASM5000362v1, whole genome shotgun sequence:
- the LOC142238737 gene encoding transcription factor grauzone-like, giving the protein MDSCLLCLESLRENCITYASKIWQEENIESLIEKHLWPFKSITSYSWLCTTCWNCLNDFHKFFIRIEQVQKCFASVLKTEVTETNEPLTLSNLECENITASPVVNLATRNANEDSETLLVKAENVIEEEPIPVDNFAENKLVNTDPLEKPLPSKYPRRIKSRKQKQEIPPIMPEEKETQNVISESNIDENRSSPKDMDSNFDTSDSYSDNETDNEESTDANNVWKPRVNPYYKRKTKRNEIDEFLAKHFKITCVICQAVMHTFNELRRHFIKQHNETGYAVCCDRKFFKCCLLVDHIQCHLNPEYFKCKHCGKVLSERRCLMLHVKTHGLQEKTYVCDICGKAFSRKIGLKNHKLIHLSEEEKKFSCEHCGKPFGNHNLLTNHVRVVHLNKYALVCDICGEKMRGKDVLERHILKHQGVPLPTISCDVCGLKVTNQRGLKRHKESQHPEGGKQQYPCHLCSQISPTLKAQKKHIKDKHELGYDFKCTLCDKAYKRSSTLKEHMATHTGTILYRCSYCPKTFNSNANMHSHRKKAHPKEWEEECREKYSGNLPPKYKLNNSKTSEAKWS; this is encoded by the exons ATGGATTCATGTCTATTATGTTTGGAATCGTTGAGGGAAAACTGTATAACATATGCATCGAAGATATGGCAAGAAGAAAACATCGAAAGTCTAATAGAAAAACACCTTTGGCCTTTT AAATCTATAACATCTTACTCATGGCTATGTACTACATGCTGGAATTGTCTTAAtgactttcacaaatttttcattcGTATAGAGCAGGTTCAAAAATGTTTTGCCTCTGTGCTGAAAACGGAAGTGACAGAAACAAATGAACCCCTCACATTAAGCAATTTGGAGTGTGAAAATATAACTGCATCTCCAGTAGTAAATTTGGCTACTAGGAATGCGAATGAAGATAGTGAAACATTGTTGGTAAAAGCAGAAAATGTTATCGAAGAGGAACCTATACCGGTCGATAACTTCGCAGAAAACAAGCTTGTCAATACAGATCCCTTAGAGAAACCATTACCTTCTAAATATCCAAGGCGTATAAaatcaagaaaacaaaaacaagaaattccACCAATTATGCCTGAAGAAAAGGaaactcaaaatgttattagtgAATCAAATATAGATGAAAATCGCAGCAGTCCCAAAGATATggattcaaattttgatacctCAGACTCATATAGCGACAACGAAACCGATAATGAGGAATCCACCGATGCAAACAATGTGTGGAAACCTCGTGTTAACCCATACTACAAAAGAAAGACAAAACGTAATGAAATCGATGAATTTTTGgccaaacattttaaaatcacTTGTGTAATATGCCAAGCCGTTATGCACACATTCAATGAATTGCGTAGACATTTTATAAAGCAGCATAATGAGACAGGCTATGCGGTATGTtgtgataggaaatttttcaaatgctGTCTTTTGGTTGATCATATTCAATGTCATTTGAATCCTGAATATTTCAAATGTAAGCATTGTGGGAAGGTACTGTCCGAGCGACGTTGTCTAATGTTGCATGTAAAAACTCATGGTCTACAAGAAAAGACATATGTCTGTGATATATGTGGTAAAGCATTTTCCCGCAAGATTGGATTGAAAAATCATAAACTTATTCATCTCTCGGAGGaagagaagaaattttcttgTGAACACTGTGGAAAGCC TTTTGGTAATCACAATTTATTGACAAATCATGTTCGCGTggttcatttaaataaatatgcTCTAGTTTGCGATATATGTGGTGAAAAAATGCGCGGAAAAGATGTTTTGGAACGTCATATATTGAAACATCAAGGAGTACCTTTACCTACTATCAGTTGTGATGTGTGCGGCTTAAAGGTTACAAATCAAAGAGGATTAAAACGCCACAAAGAATCGCAACATCCTGAAGGTGGTAAACAGCAATACCCTTGTCATTTATGCTCACAAATCTCTCCTACCCTCAAGGCTCAGAAGAAACATATTAAAGATAAACATGAATTGGGATACGATTTTAAATGTACATTGTGCGATAAGGCCTACAAAAGATCCAGTACGCTAAAG gaACATATGGCTACCCATACAGGGACTATTTTATATAGATGTTCATATTGCCCGAAAACGTTCAACTCCAATGCAAATATGCATAGCCATCGCAAAAAAGCTCATCCCAAGGAATGGGAGGAAGAATGTCGAGAGAAGTATTCAGGAAATTTGCCTCCGAAATATAAACTAAATAATTCAAAGACATCAGAAGCTAAGTGGTCTTGA
- the LOC142238738 gene encoding zinc finger X-chromosomal protein-like isoform X1: protein MFRFACEMYLARHQEYHTQKNFICDICGKAEPTIHALKKHEKKVHTPKVPGQCNYCGKWYSSQWTVRRHILNMHVRADEDHTCEICGFVSSTREAKKKHIHFKHNPEKRHKCSMCEKAFKTPTLLKEHIATHTGVDLYNCDYCDASFKSKSSRSTHYRRHHPVEYSNNMMIRPRPSGISHYEGTTISTETIENTGN, encoded by the exons ATGTTTAG ATTTGCTTGCGAAATGTATTTGGCTAGACACCAAGAATATCATacgcagaaaaattttatttgtgatatATGTGGAAAAGCAGAACCCACAATACATGCCCTTAAGAAACATGAGAAAAAGGTGCATACACCCAAAGTTCCGGGCCAATGTAATTATTGTGGTAAATGGTATTCCAGTCAATGGACAGTAAGACGTCATATTCTCAATATGCATGTTCGAGCCGATGAAGATCACACTTGTGAAATATGTGGATTTGTATCATCAACTCGGGAGGCAAAAAAGAAACATATACATTTCAAACACAATCCGGAGAAAAGGCATAAATGTTCTATGTGCGAGAAGGCATTTAAAACGCCCACTCTATTGAAA GAACATATAGCAACACACACAGGAGTTGATTTATACAATTGTGACTATTGTGATGCTTCATTCAAATCGAAATCCAGTCGTTCGACCCACTACCGACGTCATCATCCCGTTGAATATAGTAATAACATGATGATTCGACCTCGCCCGAGTGGTATTAGCCATTATGAAGGGACGACAATTTCAACTGAAACTATTGAAAATACAGGGAATTAA
- the LOC142238738 gene encoding zinc finger X-chromosomal protein-like isoform X2 has protein sequence MYLARHQEYHTQKNFICDICGKAEPTIHALKKHEKKVHTPKVPGQCNYCGKWYSSQWTVRRHILNMHVRADEDHTCEICGFVSSTREAKKKHIHFKHNPEKRHKCSMCEKAFKTPTLLKEHIATHTGVDLYNCDYCDASFKSKSSRSTHYRRHHPVEYSNNMMIRPRPSGISHYEGTTISTETIENTGN, from the exons ATGTATTTGGCTAGACACCAAGAATATCATacgcagaaaaattttatttgtgatatATGTGGAAAAGCAGAACCCACAATACATGCCCTTAAGAAACATGAGAAAAAGGTGCATACACCCAAAGTTCCGGGCCAATGTAATTATTGTGGTAAATGGTATTCCAGTCAATGGACAGTAAGACGTCATATTCTCAATATGCATGTTCGAGCCGATGAAGATCACACTTGTGAAATATGTGGATTTGTATCATCAACTCGGGAGGCAAAAAAGAAACATATACATTTCAAACACAATCCGGAGAAAAGGCATAAATGTTCTATGTGCGAGAAGGCATTTAAAACGCCCACTCTATTGAAA GAACATATAGCAACACACACAGGAGTTGATTTATACAATTGTGACTATTGTGATGCTTCATTCAAATCGAAATCCAGTCGTTCGACCCACTACCGACGTCATCATCCCGTTGAATATAGTAATAACATGATGATTCGACCTCGCCCGAGTGGTATTAGCCATTATGAAGGGACGACAATTTCAACTGAAACTATTGAAAATACAGGGAATTAA